Part of the Methylovirgula sp. 4M-Z18 genome is shown below.
GCCAGCGCATCGAACGCCGCCTTACAACGCGGGTTGCCACGCAGATCCTCATGCATCGTGATCCAAGTGTCGAGCGCAAACGCGCAGGCCTGGCCCAGCACGCGTACGAGCCGGGGGTCGCGCTGCGCGAGGCCCGTCTGGCAGAAGCCGATGCCGCAGCCCGCGCGGATCATCGCAAGCTGCGCAAGGTCGCTGCCGGCGCGAATCGAGAACGCCTCGCGCCGCCACGCTGGAAACGCCTTCGTGGCTGCGCGCAGGAACGGTGTCGTTTCGTCGAAGCCGATCAGTGTGTGGCTCGCGAGATCGTCGAGCCCATCCGGCGTGCCGTGCGCGGCGAGGTAATCGTCGCGCGCGTGCAGCCCCACTTCGATTGCGCCGATGCGCCGCGCAATCAGTATCTCCTGCATCGGTCGCGTCATGCGGACTGCGATATCCACTTCGCGCTGCAGCAGATCCTGAATGCGATTGGTCGTCACCAGCTCGACCACCAGTCTAGGATGCACCCGCCGCAACTGCGCGATCACCGGCGGCAACACCTCCACGCCGACCACTTCGCTCGCAGAAATCCGCACGACGCCATGCATTTCCTCGCCTCGGCCGGACGCCGCGCGTTCCAGCGCCGCCGCGGTGTTGCGCATCGCCTCGGCGTAGCCGCGCAGCGCGGTGGCCGCTTGCGTCGGTAGCAAGCCCGTTTGCGAGCGCGTGAAGAGCGGCTGGCCAAACGCCGCCTCCAACGTTTCGATGTGCCGCCCCGCCGTGGGCTGCGTGATGCCGAGCGCGCGTGCGGCCCCCGAAAGCGAGCCTTCGGTCAGCACGGCTAGAAAGGTCCGGTAGAGTTCCCAGTTCAGATTCGAAGCCATACATAAATATATAGCAGATCAACCATGTTCGCCAATTTATTATGTGCCGCCGCAACCGTACGTTGGCTCCATCGAAGCAATCGACGCGAAGCGGAGGATCATTATGGCGACCCCAATGTCCGAACGGCAGGGACAAGAGGACAAGTGCGCGCTTGTGCTGGGCGCGACAGGCGGCATCGGCGGCGAAGTCGCGCGTCAGTTGCGCGAAGCCGGCTGGCAGGTGCGCGCGCTGCACCGGCGGGGCGCTCAAGTCGCCAGCTCCGGTGACGGCATCGACTGGCGGCAGGGCGACGCTATGGAACGCGAAGCCGTCGTGCGGGCCGCGCGCGGCTGCAGCGTGATCGTTCACGCGGTCAACCCGCCCGGCTATCGCAACTGGCCGAAGCTCGTGCTGCCGATGATCGGCAACACAATCGCGGCGGCGCAGGTCGCGGGCGCGACAGTCGTCCTGCCGGGCACCGTCTACAATTACGGGCCCGATGCATTCCCGACGCTCACCGAAGACCAGCCGCAGCGGCCGCGCACACGCAAGGGCGCGATTCGCGTCGAGTTGGAGCGGCAGTTGCAGGCGGCGGCCGCGCAAGGTGTGCGCACGATCGTCGTGCGGGCCGGCGACTTCTTCGGCCCGCACCTCATCGGCAACAGCTGGTTCGCGCAAGGCTTCGTGAAGGCGGGGCACCCCGTGAGTACCGTTCGCCTGCCTGGCCGCCCGGGCGTGGGTCATCAGTGGGCCTACGTTCCCGACGTGGCGCGCACCATGATCGAGCTGATCGCTCGGCGAGCGACGCTACCGGAGTTCGCAACTTTCCACTTCGGCGGCCATTGGGACGCCGACGGCACGCGAATGGCCGAAGCCATTTGTCGCGTCGCCACGCTCCACGGCGCGCGGCCGCGCCAGCGCCGCTTTCCGTGGGCGCTCGTCTATGCCGCGGCGCCGTTCGTCACGACGCTGCGCGAAATGCTCGAGATGCGCTACCTCTGGCGCGAACCGATCCGGCTCGACAACACGCGTCTCATCGCCACGCTCGGCCGCGAGCCGCACACGCCACTGGACACCGCCGTCAAGGCCACGCTGGCCGGGATCGGGTGTCTGGGCAAGGAGGCCCCCGCCGCTCATGCCGAATTGCACCCGAGCTAGGGGTCGTCGTAGAACGCATCGGGCTTTGATCGTTTGGTGGGCGAAGGTTTTGAGGGCGGCCCGAATCCAGCCCGACATGACCCGGCGCCGCGAGATCATCAGGACGATTCGATCGAGCGCCAGGGCCTGTTGATCGCGGCCGTTCCGGCACCGGAATCGCGCGAAACGGCTTCCCGCAATCCCCGCGCAGCTCAATCCCACACTTACACGCATTCGAATGTAATATCCTGTGCCCCTTCCCAAAGGACGGTTTTGCCAAGCTCCGGCAACACATCGAGATTGCTGGTGATCGTTATGAAATGGTTTCCGGCGAGCTGCCCCATCTTTGATGCGAAATGGACGCCGCCGTAGGCAAGAAGAATTTCTGTTTCGCTGATCCCGCCCGGATAGAGAACGATCTGCCCGGGCGCGGGATAGCTTGTGTGATTTTCGTAGCCCACACCAAAATCGAGCGAGCCGAGCGGCACCCAAACACCTTCACCGGACCAGCGAACATGCACGATCTTACTGGAAAACGGCGTGCGCTTGAGAAATGCCTGAACTGTATTCGGCGCTTTTTGCGTCTCGAGCACAGCGTCAAATGTAAATTTGCCAGCGGTAATTTTGATTTTCATGAGATAGTCCTGTTCTTGCGTTTATTGAATCGAATTGGCGAGGGAAGCGGCGCAGTATTGACCGTCGCCTTTTCGACCGACCAACGTGCCGTCCTCGATCATGATTTTGCCGTTCAGAAGCACCGTCGTCGGCCACCCGGTTAAGGTCACGCCTTCATACGGCGTATAGTCGGCCCCATCGTGAAGGTCGGAATGACGTATTGTCCGTTTGATCGTCGGATCCCAGATCGCAATATCGGCATCCGCCCCCACGGCGATCGTGCCTTTCTGCGGGTATAGGCCATAGGTTTTGGCATGGTTCGTCGACGTGAGTGCGACGAAACGCGGCAGGCTGATCCGGCCGGTCATGACCCCTTCGGAAAAGAGGATCGGCTGGCGCGTCTCAACGCCGGGAATGCCGTTGGGGATGTGCCGAAAGCTCTTCAGCCCCTTCGTATTGCGCTTGCCGCGAACATCCTCATAACGAAATGGGCAATGATCGGAGGAAAACAAATCGAACACGCCCGCCTCGATGCCGCGCCAGCAATCCGCTTGAGCGGCCTTGTCGCGTGGAGGCGGGGAGCAAACGAGCTTGGCTCCCTCCCAATCCATGCCCTTCAGATCGTCCGCTGTCAGCAAAAGATATTGTGGACAGGTCTCGCCCACAACTTTGCCGCCGCGCATGCGTGCCCGTGCGATCTCCTCCATCGCCGCGCCATTCGACACATGAACGATCACAATCGGCACGTCGACGATCTCCGCGAGCGTGAGCGCACGGTGGGTTGCCTCGCGTTCGACGGCAACGGGCCGCGTCGTCGCATGGGCGTAAGGTTCCACATTCCCTGACCGCTCGTGTTTCTCGACCAAATAGCGAATGGCATCCTCATTTTCGCAGTGAACCATCACTGTCGCCTTGGTCTGGCGCGCCACGTCGAGCACCTTAAGAATCGAGGCGTCGTCGAGGCGAAGATCGTCATAGGTCATGAACACTTTGAGCGACGTGTAGCCATCCCTCACCAGCGCAGGTAATTCTTGGCCGAGCAGGGTCTCGTTCGCGTCGTTGACGATGAGGTGAAAACTGACGTCCGTGTAGCACTCCCCTTCGGCGAGCGCATGATATTCCTTAAGCGCCTCTCGCAGAGGATGCCCCTTACGCTGGAGGCAAAAGGGCATGACGGTGGTGTTGCCGCCGTACAAGGCGGATAACGTTCCGCTTGCAAAATCGTCCGCCATCACGATTCCTTCCCCCGAAGGTTGGGAGATGTGAACATGGCTGTCAATGCCGCCCGGCAGAACATATTTCCCGGCAGCATCTATCTCGCGGGCGGCGCCTTCCAACGCCGTGCCGAGCTGCACGATTTTTCCGTCCTTTATCGCAATATCCGCGACAAACACGTCAGCCGCGGTCGCCACCGTGCCGTTGCGAATGATGAGGTCAAACCGATCCATTTTCCCCTACCCGGTTCTGCAACTATTCAGTGCTTCAAGATCTTGCCGAGGAAAGCCTCGGTGCGCGGATTGTGGACTTGCGAGAAGAACGCTTCCGTCGGCTTATCCTCGACGATCTCGCCGGCGTCCACGAAGACCATTCTCGAAGCGACGCGCCGCGCAAAGCCCATTTCATGCGTCACGATCATCATCGTGACGCCCTCGCGGGCCAACTCGGTCATGACATCGAGCACTTCTGCAATCATCTCGGGATCGAGCGCCGAAGTCGGCTCATCAAAAAGCATCGCGAGTGGATCCATCGCCAGGGCACGCGCGATGGCAACGCGCTGTTGCTGGCCGCCCGACAATTGGGCGGGGAATTTGGCAGCGTGATCGACCAAGCCGACACGGTCCAACAGGTCCAACGCCTTCCGCTCCGCCAGTCCGGCGTTGCGGCCGAGCACGACGAGTTGCGCCAACATGACATTGCGCAAAATCGTCATATGGGGAAACAGCTCGAAATTCTGAAAAACCATACCAATCCGCGCGCGCAGCTCCGGCAGATTCGTGCGATGATCCCTGACCTCTATGCCGTGAACACGAATGGAACCTTCCTCAAATGGCTCAAGCGCGTTCACACATTTTATGAGAGTCGACTTTCCCGAGCCGGATGGGCCGCACACGACAACGACCTCGCCCTTGTCGACACGGGTCGTACATTTTTTAAGGACCTGATAGTCGCCGTACCACTTACTGACCCCGTTTATTTCAATCATCAGCGGCTCCTCGAAAAGCGAAGAATCGAAAATGGCGCAAGATCGAGATCGGGCTTGCGGCTCGCGACGAGCGAAGCGGTCAAGGCCCCCATCAAAGGGCCCAAAGTATAGCCATTCGACGTCACTGTGTTGAAGAAACCCGGGCAATCGGGATGCTCGCCAAGGATCGGCGCGCCATCAATGTTGATATTCATCGCGGCCCAGCTCCGAATGACATGGACTTTGCGCAGCGCCGGCACGACATGCTGGGCAACCCACAGATTGCCTTCGAGACTTTCGAAGAGCGGCCGCGGATGTTGATGGACCGGGTCCAACCCGGCGGTCCAGCCGCCACCAACAATGAAATTGCCGTTGGCGGCCTGCTTCAGCGTCAAGTGACGGTCGGCATGTGCGACGAGCCGCGAAACTAGCGGCTGAACCGGTTCGGTCACGATCATCTGCAACGGCGCGCCAAAAACCGGCACATCCACGCCGACCATGCGGCCGATGCGCGAGGCAAAGGCGCCGGCGGCATTGACGACCTTCCGAGCGATGATTTGGCCGCGCGATGTCGTGACACGGAAAGAACCGGCTTGGGCCTCGATGTTCAAAACTTCGGTGCGCGTGAGAACCAGGGCGCCTCCGCGCTGTGCGGCCTCGCGAATGCGTTGCGTGGCAATCAGCGGATTGATCTTGCCCTCTTGCTGGCAATAGGCCGCGCCCACGAAATGCGGAGCGATCGACGGTTCAAGCTCCCGCAGTTCTTTGCTCCCGATCACATGGCAATCGATGCCCCATTGGCGCTCGGCAGCCGATTTGCCTTCGAGAAACCGCATCTGCGCATCGTTTTCTGCGACCATGATGCCGCCTGTGATCTTCATCTCCAGGTCTGTGCCGATCTCCCGTTGCAGTTGCGCCCAGAGTGCGATCGACTCCCGTTGGAGCGGCAGCGTCTGAAGAGCCGGCTGCCCACCCGCCTCGGCCCGCAAGCCATGATCGAACGACAGGAGTTGGGCGTGCAAACTTCCCGCATTGCCGCCCGAAGCAAGCGAATTGGGATAGGCCCGGTCGATGACAGCGACTTCCTGCCCCTCGCGGCTCAGAAAGAGCGCCGTCGAAAGGCCGGCGATCCCCGCCCCAATAATCAACGTCTCCACCGAATTGATCGGAAGCGGGTCATCGGCGGCGAGAGTTGGCTTGTCGGGCAAAAGCGCCCGCTTGTGCCCACCCCATTCACCCTTCTCCACGGCAATGGCTGCCAATGGAATGGGCCGCAGCGGCATCTGCGGCGCAAGATGGCCGTCAGTTTCATCGACATGCGGCCGCTTTGCAATCGCACGCAATCGCGACGCGCAATAACGCCCCTGGCATCGGCCCATTCCGGCCCGGAAAAGGCGCTTGAGGGTCGCGACATCTCCTTCTGCTGCAGCCACTCCGTTCTCGAGCGCCTGCAATGTCACGTTTTCGCAGCGGCATACCATCGTATCTTCCGCCGCAGTATTTTTGCAATCCGCGGCAGGCCGAAAGATGGACCATAGCGTCTTTTGGAATTGCTTGTGCCGCGCGAGCAATGTCTTGGTGCGCGCATCGTCCGGTCCCGCCAAACCGAGTTCGCGGGCGGCAGCAAGCCCTGCCAACCGCCCCTCGGCCAGAGCCACGTGGGCGCCGGCAAAGCGCGCGGCCTCACCAACGACATAGATGCCAGGGCGAGACGTTCGGCCATTTTCGTCGCGTCGGGTCTGCAACTCCCCATCGATGACCTCGTGTAAACAGCCCACGAGGCGTGCCAATTCATTCGACGGCGCAAAGTACCCGCCGAGCAGCACCGTATCCGCGGCAAATGCGCGGACGCCTCCCGGCACGCGAGCGCGAACATGCTCCACCCGTCCGTCGCCTGTGATCGCCTCGATGCAACTATTCCATAGAACCGGAACGTCGCGTTGACGGAGCGCGCGCAGATTGCGAAGTCCGAGCCATGCGAGCATCGGATTTTGCCGCGCGAGCATGAGGCCCTGGAAAGGCTGATGCCAGGGCGACTGCGCAGCCTCCACCAGCCCGACCACATTCGCGCCAGCGCGACAGAGTTCCGCGGCAACTTGAATGTTGAGCGGACCATTGCCGGCAATCAAGATGCGGCCGGGTGGCGTGACGGCATTGCTTCTCAACAGGGTCTGAGCGGCCCCGGTCGTCATGACGCCAGGCAAGGTCCAGCCAGGAACCGGGTGCGGCCGTTCATACGCGCCGGTTGCGATGATCAAGATCTTCGGTCTGACATATGACGCACCATCGGGACCATAGAGGCCGAGGCGTAAACCGTGTTGATCCTGCTCCGCGCCCCACACGAGCGTTCCGGGTGCGAATGTCACGCCGGCACTTTGGCATTGTTGGATCAGTCCCAAACCATCGGAAGCCTGACGATCTTTTCGCAGCAGGGCTGAGGCGCTCGGGGTTCCAGGCTGTTTAAAATATTGTCCGCCGGCTTTGTTGCGCTCATCGATCACGCGAACATTTGCCCCCGCCTCGGCTGCTGCCTTTGCCGCGGCCAGGCCGGCGGGACCTGCGCCGACCACAGCAACGTCCACGGTCACCACGTTGAGCCTTCCGGGCGGCGCACAAAGATCCGCGCATGTGTTCGCGGCTAGGTCGAGACGCCCGGCTTGGGATTCGACCCGCAAGCCGTCGCGGACGCTCTGCATGCAAGCTCTTTGACCGGGAACGCCGTCGATCGTGACGATGCACTCGTTGCAAACGCCCATGCCGCACAAGAGCCCACGCGACTCGCCGGTTGTCGAGCTGGAGAAACTCTGCTGTTGGCCTGCGACCAGCGCCGCCGCTACCGTCTGGCCCGGCTCGGCCCGAAAAGTGTCACCGTTAAAGGTGAAAGCGACCGATCGCCTTTGGCGCTCATCTCCGGGCTGTTGGTCGGCGACACCCATGACAACCTATCCTCAGGCGGCAAATCGCAACTGAAATTGCGCGACGAGTTGCTTCATCGCAACGTCGTCGGCAGCCGGCAACGGCAGGCGCGGCGGGCGTGGCGGTCCCGCTTGGAATCCCATGTGGTTCAACAGCGATTTGGAGCCGGCGACATAGGCCTGGCCGCCAACCGCCTGAATGATCGGTAACCACTTGAGATAGAGGTTGCGCGCCTCATCGATCCGTCCCTCGTCTGCGACGAGCTCGAAAATTCGCGCCATGGCTGCAGGCGCGACATTGGACGCCACGGCGACCCACCCTTGCGCGCCCATCACAAAGGACTCAAATCCAAGGATGCCGCCAAATACGGTCATGTTGGGACCGGCGAGCCGAATAATATCGCGAACACGTGTGATCTCCAATGTCGATTCCTTCACGTAGCTACAGCCCGGAATTTCGGCCAGGCGTGCGAGCAGCTCTGGTCTCATATCCACGTTGGCGGTTGCCGGGTTGTTATAAACCATGATCGGAATATCGAGCGCGCTGGCGATCGTGCGGTAATGCTGAACGAGTTCATCGTCGGTCGGCGTCGAGTAGAACGGGGGAATGATCATGACGCCGTCGGCACCCATTTGCTGGGCCTGCTGACTGAGGCGCACGCTCTCGCGCGTATCCTCCGCGCCGGTGCCGATCAGGACCGGAACGCGGCCGTTCGTCGTCTCGATCACCGTTCTGGCGACGGCATCCCTCTCCTCCTGCGAAAGCGAAAGAAACTCGCCGGTCGACCCCAAAGGAATCAATCCATGTATGCCTTCTTGAATCTGCCAGTTCGTGAAGTCAGCGAGCGCCTTCAGGTCGATCTGACCATCATTGGTCAGCGGCGTGATCATCACCGTAAAGACGCCTCGGAATTTCTGAGTCATTGTAAAGTACCTGCGGTATTATGAAACACGTCAGCGCTGATCGCTGATGGACATTTTCGACGCGGCGTGACCGAAGCGTTTCTCGATATGGCGTTGCGCCACATCCCAGACCGTGGTCATCAGCAGATAGTACAGCGCCGCGACCGCGAAGAGTTCCAGCACCATGAAACGCTCTTGGATCAGGACCTGGGTGCGGCGAAGCAATTCTTCCATCGAGATGACGGAGGTCACCGACGTCGTCTTCAGAAGGCCGTTCACCGAATTGCCAAGCGGTGGGATAATGACTTTGAAAGCTTGAGGCATCACGATATGGCGCATGATTTTGGGCTCAGTCATGCCAAGGGCCCGGCCCGCCCGGATCTGCCCGATGGGAACGGCGTCGATCCCGGCCCGCACGATCTCGGCAAGATAAGCCGCCTCATTCAGCGCAAGGCCCAGCAATGCGGCTTCGACAACGGAAAAGCGAATGCCGAGCACTGGAAGCGCGGTATAGATGATGATTAACTGCACCAAAAGCGGCGTGCCGCGGAAGAGCCATATGTAACCTTGGGCGATCAGGGAAATTGCTCTTCGCTCCGACCGGCGCATCAGCGCAAGACCAAATCCCATGACGAGGCCGCCCATCAGCGACACCACCGTGAGCCATAGAGTCGTCGCGACACCGCCGAGAATGAACGGGTTGACGAGGTAATCGAAAAAACCGGCCCAGTTCCATTTCAGCATTCGCGCGGCCTCTTGGCGTACGAAGAGGCGCTGTCCAAAGGTCAGCGCACTCAG
Proteins encoded:
- a CDS encoding NAD-dependent epimerase/dehydratase family protein, whose protein sequence is MSERQGQEDKCALVLGATGGIGGEVARQLREAGWQVRALHRRGAQVASSGDGIDWRQGDAMEREAVVRAARGCSVIVHAVNPPGYRNWPKLVLPMIGNTIAAAQVAGATVVLPGTVYNYGPDAFPTLTEDQPQRPRTRKGAIRVELERQLQAAAAQGVRTIVVRAGDFFGPHLIGNSWFAQGFVKAGHPVSTVRLPGRPGVGHQWAYVPDVARTMIELIARRATLPEFATFHFGGHWDADGTRMAEAICRVATLHGARPRQRRFPWALVYAAAPFVTTLREMLEMRYLWREPIRLDNTRLIATLGREPHTPLDTAVKATLAGIGCLGKEAPAAHAELHPS
- a CDS encoding amino acid ABC transporter ATP-binding protein encodes the protein MIEINGVSKWYGDYQVLKKCTTRVDKGEVVVVCGPSGSGKSTLIKCVNALEPFEEGSIRVHGIEVRDHRTNLPELRARIGMVFQNFELFPHMTILRNVMLAQLVVLGRNAGLAERKALDLLDRVGLVDHAAKFPAQLSGGQQQRVAIARALAMDPLAMLFDEPTSALDPEMIAEVLDVMTELAREGVTMMIVTHEMGFARRVASRMVFVDAGEIVEDKPTEAFFSQVHNPRTEAFLGKILKH
- a CDS encoding LysR family transcriptional regulator, which encodes MASNLNWELYRTFLAVLTEGSLSGAARALGITQPTAGRHIETLEAAFGQPLFTRSQTGLLPTQAATALRGYAEAMRNTAAALERAASGRGEEMHGVVRISASEVVGVEVLPPVIAQLRRVHPRLVVELVTTNRIQDLLQREVDIAVRMTRPMQEILIARRIGAIEVGLHARDDYLAAHGTPDGLDDLASHTLIGFDETTPFLRAATKAFPAWRREAFSIRAGSDLAQLAMIRAGCGIGFCQTGLAQRDPRLVRVLGQACAFALDTWITMHEDLRGNPRCKAAFDALATGLSAYVAGNASTRNLTGEILFSDGGLNPT
- a CDS encoding amino acid ABC transporter permease; amino-acid sequence: MLKWNWAGFFDYLVNPFILGGVATTLWLTVVSLMGGLVMGFGLALMRRSERRAISLIAQGYIWLFRGTPLLVQLIIIYTALPVLGIRFSVVEAALLGLALNEAAYLAEIVRAGIDAVPIGQIRAGRALGMTEPKIMRHIVMPQAFKVIIPPLGNSVNGLLKTTSVTSVISMEELLRRTQVLIQERFMVLELFAVAALYYLLMTTVWDVAQRHIEKRFGHAASKMSISDQR
- a CDS encoding FAD-dependent oxidoreductase translates to MGVADQQPGDERQRRSVAFTFNGDTFRAEPGQTVAAALVAGQQQSFSSSTTGESRGLLCGMGVCNECIVTIDGVPGQRACMQSVRDGLRVESQAGRLDLAANTCADLCAPPGRLNVVTVDVAVVGAGPAGLAAAKAAAEAGANVRVIDERNKAGGQYFKQPGTPSASALLRKDRQASDGLGLIQQCQSAGVTFAPGTLVWGAEQDQHGLRLGLYGPDGASYVRPKILIIATGAYERPHPVPGWTLPGVMTTGAAQTLLRSNAVTPPGRILIAGNGPLNIQVAAELCRAGANVVGLVEAAQSPWHQPFQGLMLARQNPMLAWLGLRNLRALRQRDVPVLWNSCIEAITGDGRVEHVRARVPGGVRAFAADTVLLGGYFAPSNELARLVGCLHEVIDGELQTRRDENGRTSRPGIYVVGEAARFAGAHVALAEGRLAGLAAARELGLAGPDDARTKTLLARHKQFQKTLWSIFRPAADCKNTAAEDTMVCRCENVTLQALENGVAAAEGDVATLKRLFRAGMGRCQGRYCASRLRAIAKRPHVDETDGHLAPQMPLRPIPLAAIAVEKGEWGGHKRALLPDKPTLAADDPLPINSVETLIIGAGIAGLSTALFLSREGQEVAVIDRAYPNSLASGGNAGSLHAQLLSFDHGLRAEAGGQPALQTLPLQRESIALWAQLQREIGTDLEMKITGGIMVAENDAQMRFLEGKSAAERQWGIDCHVIGSKELRELEPSIAPHFVGAAYCQQEGKINPLIATQRIREAAQRGGALVLTRTEVLNIEAQAGSFRVTTSRGQIIARKVVNAAGAFASRIGRMVGVDVPVFGAPLQMIVTEPVQPLVSRLVAHADRHLTLKQAANGNFIVGGGWTAGLDPVHQHPRPLFESLEGNLWVAQHVVPALRKVHVIRSWAAMNINIDGAPILGEHPDCPGFFNTVTSNGYTLGPLMGALTASLVASRKPDLDLAPFSILRFSRSR
- the dapA gene encoding 4-hydroxy-tetrahydrodipicolinate synthase, yielding MTQKFRGVFTVMITPLTNDGQIDLKALADFTNWQIQEGIHGLIPLGSTGEFLSLSQEERDAVARTVIETTNGRVPVLIGTGAEDTRESVRLSQQAQQMGADGVMIIPPFYSTPTDDELVQHYRTIASALDIPIMVYNNPATANVDMRPELLARLAEIPGCSYVKESTLEITRVRDIIRLAGPNMTVFGGILGFESFVMGAQGWVAVASNVAPAAMARIFELVADEGRIDEARNLYLKWLPIIQAVGGQAYVAGSKSLLNHMGFQAGPPRPPRLPLPAADDVAMKQLVAQFQLRFAA
- the hydA gene encoding dihydropyrimidinase, which produces MDRFDLIIRNGTVATAADVFVADIAIKDGKIVQLGTALEGAAREIDAAGKYVLPGGIDSHVHISQPSGEGIVMADDFASGTLSALYGGNTTVMPFCLQRKGHPLREALKEYHALAEGECYTDVSFHLIVNDANETLLGQELPALVRDGYTSLKVFMTYDDLRLDDASILKVLDVARQTKATVMVHCENEDAIRYLVEKHERSGNVEPYAHATTRPVAVEREATHRALTLAEIVDVPIVIVHVSNGAAMEEIARARMRGGKVVGETCPQYLLLTADDLKGMDWEGAKLVCSPPPRDKAAQADCWRGIEAGVFDLFSSDHCPFRYEDVRGKRNTKGLKSFRHIPNGIPGVETRQPILFSEGVMTGRISLPRFVALTSTNHAKTYGLYPQKGTIAVGADADIAIWDPTIKRTIRHSDLHDGADYTPYEGVTLTGWPTTVLLNGKIMIEDGTLVGRKGDGQYCAASLANSIQ
- a CDS encoding DUF3830 family protein yields the protein MKIKITAGKFTFDAVLETQKAPNTVQAFLKRTPFSSKIVHVRWSGEGVWVPLGSLDFGVGYENHTSYPAPGQIVLYPGGISETEILLAYGGVHFASKMGQLAGNHFITITSNLDVLPELGKTVLWEGAQDITFECV